The genomic DNA CTGCAAAAGAAGCTTTATAATTACTTTTATTATAGCCTTGATTATTTTGAGCAATCTGTGCCGTCCCTGTTTTTCCGGCGATAGTGTATGAGTTATTCCGAATATTTCTTGCCGTTCCACGAAGAACAACTCCTTCTAACATTTCTTGAAGAATATCAATAGTTTCTTTCGATGCTATTTTTTCGTTTAATACTTCCGGAGGGAATTCTTTTATACTTTGGTTTAGGTTTCTTATCTCCTTGATGAACATCGGCTTCATCATTTTTCCATCATTAGCAATGGCATTATAAAACGCAAGTGTTTGTAAAGGAGTTATTTGTAACTCGTATCCGTGAGCCATCCAAGGCAATGTTACCCCAGACCAAGATTTATCACTAGTATTTTTTATATAGGGTTTGCCTTCGCCTTTAATTGGAATGCCTAAAGGTTTGTTTAAACCAATTTTATATAATCCGTCAATAAATTTCTGTGGATTTTTTTGATAATTTTCGGTAATTATTTTAGCCATTCCTACATTTGACGACTCTTCAATTACTTCTTTAACACTAATAACTCCGTCTTTAATTCTATGCGCATCACGAATTGTTTGATTATAATAATGGATTATTCCATTTTCGGTATCTATGGTATCATTAACATCTATAACACCGTCTTCTAAAGCAACTAATATTGAAGCAAGCTTAAATGTTGATCCCGGCTCAGAGCTTTCTCCAATAGCATAATTATAATCCTCATAATAATTCCCATTAGCATCTACACCTAAATTGGCAATAGCAAGAACAGCTCCTGTCTGAACTTCCATAACAACTACGCTGCCATGCTTTGCATTATTCTTCTTTAAACTTCTGAGCAAAGCCGTTTCTGCTATATCCTGTATTTCAATATCAATAGTTGTTACAACATCATTACCATTCTTAGGCTCAATTTCGTTAGCAGGATCTATTGGCATCCAAACACCACCCGAAATTTTTTGCATCAAGCGAGTACCCTCGGTGCCTTTTAAATATTTATTAAAAGCACCTTCTATACCTACTTCATAAATTCCCTTTTCGTAATTGAAAATACCAACAGTTCTCTTCGCAAGCAGATTATAGGGTAAATCGCGTTTGTTTGTTTGTATGGTAATTAATCCGCCTTTATTCCTCCCTAAACGAAGAATAGGAAAAGTTTTTATTTTCTGATACTGATCGTAACTCAGATTTTTTGCTAATAAATAATAATGATTACCACTTTTTCTTGCCTCAATTATTCTATTCTTATAACTAACTGCACTTTTATCTTTTAAAAGACTACTCAAAGATTTTGCGAGACCATCGATATTTGCATAGAAAAAATCGTCAGTCTTATTAGAAATAGGATCAAAACGAATCTCGTATTTTGGAGTGGTAACAGCAAGAAGCTTATTGTTATGAGAATAAATATTCCCTCTTAAAGCATCTATTTTCACTTCTTTGGTACTATGCTGAATACCCATTTTTCTAAGCTTATCACCCTCTTTAAACTGAATATGTAACACCTTGGCAACAATGCCTAAGCCGAAAAACAAGATGACAAAATACATCAGGTATGAAGCCTTTAATATGCGAGTGTTATCATTCATTTCTTACTTATCTTCTTTCTTTACATAAATCTTCTTTGGCGGCTTAAGCGATTCCTTAAGTCCTAATTTTGCAACCTTATCAGCAATATTTGTTTGTCGTGTATTATCCATCAGCTTAGCTTTTACCGAAATGGATTTTATCCGCAGCTCTTTAACTTCTTCTTTATATTTTTCAATCTTGCGAACCGTAGATTGCGCCCAAAAAGTGTTGGAAATAAAAAGTATGATTAGAAACAACAGAAAAGCCATAAAGGGAAGCTCTTTAGCTGAACTTTCTTTTGAAAGAAAACTACCATCGAGCAAAGGCTTTACGTATGCATTCACAAAGCTTTTCTTCGCTTTCTTTGGTGCTTTTTTCGGCTCAGTATCGTCTTTAAATTCGTTCATAATTCCTTTCAGCTATGCGTAATTTAGCACTACGCGCACGACTATTTATTATTATTTCCTCTTCAGAAGCAGTATGTGGTTTTCGGGTTATACTTTTAAAAGGAGATATTACGTTTCCATAAAAATCTTTTTCCAACTCCCCTTCGAAATTGCCTGCCTTAATAAAATTCTTCACCAAACGATCTTCTAAGGAATGGTAGGCAAGAACAACTAATCGTCCACCGGGTTTTATCACATCAGTACATTGCTTTAAAAGGCTTTCCAAAGCATCAAGCTCTTCATTGACTTCAATTCTTAAAGCTTGGAAAACCTGAGCGTAAAATTTGTTTTCTCTATGTCGCGGGGCATGAGGAGCAAGACACGCTTTTAATTCATCAACGGTATTTACAGCGGCAATACTTCGTGCTTCTAAAATCCGTTTGCTTATGCTGTATGCATTTTTAAGCTCTCCGTAAAGACGAAAAACTCTAGTTAAATCTTCTAATGAATAAGTGTTGATAATAGTTGCTGCTGTTTGCTCATTTCTTTTATCCATACGAGCATCAAGTTCACCGTCATAGCGCGTAGAAAATCCACGTTCGGGTATATCAAACTGATGTGAGGAAACACCTAAATCAGCTATCAAACCATCAACTTTACTTGCTTGATGCAAACGGAGGAAATTTTTTAGATATTTAAAATTTTGATGAACAAGAGTAAACCTAGGATCATCAAACGCATTGACTAAGGCATCAGAATCCTGATCGAAAGCAATTAAACGACCGCCCTCCATCCTATCCAAGATAGTTCTAGAATGACCACCGCCACCAAAGGTAACATCAACATAAATGCCGCCCGGCTGAATATTCAGTCCGTCAACACTTTCTTTTAACATAACCGGATTATG from Bacteroidales bacterium includes the following:
- a CDS encoding transpeptidase family protein — protein: MNDNTRILKASYLMYFVILFFGLGIVAKVLHIQFKEGDKLRKMGIQHSTKEVKIDALRGNIYSHNNKLLAVTTPKYEIRFDPISNKTDDFFYANIDGLAKSLSSLLKDKSAVSYKNRIIEARKSGNHYYLLAKNLSYDQYQKIKTFPILRLGRNKGGLITIQTNKRDLPYNLLAKRTVGIFNYEKGIYEVGIEGAFNKYLKGTEGTRLMQKISGGVWMPIDPANEIEPKNGNDVVTTIDIEIQDIAETALLRSLKKNNAKHGSVVVMEVQTGAVLAIANLGVDANGNYYEDYNYAIGESSEPGSTFKLASILVALEDGVIDVNDTIDTENGIIHYYNQTIRDAHRIKDGVISVKEVIEESSNVGMAKIITENYQKNPQKFIDGLYKIGLNKPLGIPIKGEGKPYIKNTSDKSWSGVTLPWMAHGYELQITPLQTLAFYNAIANDGKMMKPMFIKEIRNLNQSIKEFPPEVLNEKIASKETIDILQEMLEGVVLRGTARNIRNNSYTIAGKTGTAQIAQNNQGYNKSNYKASFAGYFPASNPKFSCIVVINDPKEKSYYGSAVAAPVFKEISDKIFASNIDLVEDVDVAKNVTLPRPHTGYKTDYNTIFKEMSVATNNNLDAEWVVCLSAQDTIKFGRRIIRQKTVPRLIGMTAKDALFILDNIGLNCQIKGKGFVVEQSVKAGTKVNKKDIITLTLSAS
- the rsmH gene encoding 16S rRNA (cytosine(1402)-N(4))-methyltransferase RsmH, which produces MYHNPVMLKESVDGLNIQPGGIYVDVTFGGGGHSRTILDRMEGGRLIAFDQDSDALVNAFDDPRFTLVHQNFKYLKNFLRLHQASKVDGLIADLGVSSHQFDIPERGFSTRYDGELDARMDKRNEQTAATIINTYSLEDLTRVFRLYGELKNAYSISKRILEARSIAAVNTVDELKACLAPHAPRHRENKFYAQVFQALRIEVNEELDALESLLKQCTDVIKPGGRLVVLAYHSLEDRLVKNFIKAGNFEGELEKDFYGNVISPFKSITRKPHTASEEEIIINSRARSAKLRIAERNYERI